The following proteins are encoded in a genomic region of Ornithodoros turicata isolate Travis chromosome 6, ASM3712646v1, whole genome shotgun sequence:
- the LOC135398603 gene encoding uncharacterized protein LOC135398603: MDRLKAKRASRRTQTTKILNEATSTLKDGTAAPEVLNALIQRLTPSHTELLALNEAIEPLVQDFEAECNTVLDYEDKVTEAKANPNWKLSQLQITCSSTIGTTTGQRGGGSTTSTRRTGVKLPKLKLTTFGGNLCEWHGFWEQFKATVHDNGDLQKIEKFQYLRSLPSGQAAAAIAGLPVSEASYDNSTEILTERFGDKGRIEKQLL; the protein is encoded by the coding sequence ATGGATCGACTGAAAGCGAAACGTGCAAGCCGACGAACGCAAACTACGAAAATTCTGAACGAGGCCACATCAACTCTGAAAGACGGAACTGCTGCACCGGAAGTGCTGAATGCGCTCATTCAACGACTCACGCCAAGCCACACTGAACTCCTAGCGCTCAATGAAGCAATAGAACCCCTTGTACAAGACTTCGAAGCTGAATGCAATACAGTTCTGGACTACGAAGATAAAGTGACAGAAGCTAAAGCCAACCCTAACTGGAAGCTGTCCCAGCTACAGATAACTTGTAGCTCAACGATCGGAACTACTACTGGGCAACGAGGTGGAGGATCAACGACGTCAACCCGACGCACTGGCGTCAAACTCCCGAAACTCAAACTTACCACGTTTGGCGGCAATCTGTGTGAGTGGCACGGTTTTTGGGAACAATTTAAAGCCACAGTGCACGATAACGGAGATCtacaaaaaatcgagaaatttCAGTACCTCCGTTCCTTACCGTCGGGACAAGCAGCGGCCGCTATCGCGGGGCTACCTGTTTCCGAAGCATCTTACGACAACTCCACAGAAATCCTGACTGAGCGTTTTGGAGACAAGGGAAGAATCGAGAAGCAGCTCTTGTGA